GTGCCTCTGGGAACGGTGGTTCGTGATCCTGAAACTATGGAAATTCTTACTGAGATTACTCAGGATGGAGAAGAATACATTATGTTTAAGGGTGGCCGTGGAGGACTCGGTAATAATAATTTCAAATCCGCAACATTTCAAACCCCGCGATTTGCGCAGCCAGGAGAGGATGGGGAAGATGGGTGGCGGGTGCTGGAGCTAAAACTTTTGGCAGATGTAGGACTTGTAGGATTTCCAAATGCGGGGAAATCTACTTTACTTTCGGTGATATCTGCGGCAAAGCCTGAGATTGCGAATTACGCTTTCACCACACTAGAACCTAATTTGGGTGTGGTGAAATATCGAGGCGATCGCTCTTTTGTGATGGCAGATATTCCAGGGATCATTGAAGGGGCTGCGGAAGGAAAAGGATTAGGAATTCGATTCTTGAGACATATTGAAAGGAATTCTGTTTTGCTTTTTATGGTTCCGGCAGATGCTGATGATATTAATAAAGAATACGAGATTCTGGTAAACGAATTGCGGAAGTATAATCCGGAGCTGTTAGATAAAAAGCGTGTATTAGCAATCACAAAGGCTGATATGTTGGATGAAGAATTGCAACAGGCTATTGAGGAGGAGATTAAAGTAGATATCCCGTATCAATTTATTTCTTCGGTAGCGCATATGGGGTTAGACCCATTGAAAGATAAGTTGTGGCAGGCAATAGAATAGTAGCATAGAGTTACAGGATACTTAACCTTAGATTTAAATTTACTAGTTTAAAACAATTACTTTTGGTTCCGATTTAAAAATCATGGAACGCTTCGAAGTAAATAGTGATTTGGGAGAACGCCTTCAAGCTGTTTTAGCTCAAGGAAATCAGGAAAAACTAAAGGAGTTTTTAGAAGAACTCCATGTGGCGGATATTGCCGAGATTTTAGATGATTTATCTATCGAAGAGGCTGAAATCATTCTGAGCCAATTAGATGGTGAAGATAGTTCCAATGTCCTGATGGAAATGGACGAAGACCAACGTAGAAAGTTGGTGGAGCGTTTGAGTCCTAAGGAAATTGCAGAGAAGATTGTAGAAAATCTGGAATCGGATGATGCTGCAGATTTACTGGGGGAGCTGGATGATGATATCAAGGAAGAGGTTATCTCGGAGATCGAGGATGTGGATCAGGCGAGTGATATTATTGATCTCTTAAATTATGATGAGGGAACGGCCGGAGCGTTGATGGGGAAAGAGATGGTTGTTGTTCAGGAATCCTGGGATATTACACGAAGTGTTCGTGAAATGAGAAAACAGGCTGGGGAGATTGAGCAGATTTATACCATTTACGTTGTAGATGATAAAGACGTTTTAAAGGGGAGACTTCCATTAAAAAAATTGTTGACCGCAAATGTGCATTCCAAAATGGAAGATATCCTAATTGAGGATATTCAGGGAGTTCGTACAGAAACATCGCAAGAAGAGGTAGCGCAAATCATGGATAAATATGATTTGGTGGCGTTGCCCGTGGTAGATGCTTTAAATCGTTTAGTAGGTAGAATTACGATTGATGATGTGGTAGATGTAATTCGTGAAGAAGCGGATAAGGATTATCAGATGGCGTCTGGTATTGTGGAGGATATTGAGTATTCCGATTCGATTTGGCAATTAATGCGTGCGCGATTACCCTGGTTGATTATTGGAGTTGGAGGCAGTATGATGAGTGCGATTGTTATCGGTGGCTATGAAAAAGCCATTGCAACCATTCCTGCTTTGGCATTTTTTATACCCATGATCACAGCAACCGGAGGTAATGTAGGTGTACAATCTTCAGCAATTATTGTACAGGGTTTGGCCAATAATACCTTAAAAACGGATGATCTTTTAGGTAAACTCTGGAAAGAACTTCAGCAAGGACTTCTTAATGGTCTCATTATTTCGGTGTTGGCACTCGTTTTTAGTTTAATCATTTTCAGTGATTTTAATTTAGGAGTTACCATTAGTCTGGCGTTGTTTTTGGTCATTCTATTTGCATCTATTACAGGGACTTTGATTCCACTGTCACTTGAAAAACTTAATGTAGATCCTGCTTTGGCGACCGGTCCTTTTATTACTACAATGAATGATATTACTGGATTGTTTATCTATTTTCTGGTAGGTCAATACATCTATACTTTGATTCTATAATGCGCGTATTATTTATTGATTCAGTCCATCCCGAGTTGGAGAAGAGATTGACACGGTCAGGTTATTCATGTGTGGATGGAACTCATTGGGATAGACAAGAAATTTTATCAAAACTCCACGATTATCAAGGCGTAGTGATTCGGAGTAAGTTTACGATCGATTTGGAGTTTTTGAATGCCGCCAAAGAATTGAAATTTATTGCCAGATCGGGTTCGGGGTTAGAAAACATAGATTTGATTGGAGCAGAAAAGCATCAAGTTAAAGTTTTTAATTCTCCGGAAGGAAATCGAAATGCGGTTGGAGAACATGCATTGGCAATGCTTCTGATGTTATTTAATAAGTTGCGACAAGGAGATTTTGAAGTTAGAGCAGCTCAGTGGAATAGGGAAAAAAACAGAGGCTTAGAGTTAGATGGTAAAACGATCGGTTTGATTGGTTATGGAAATACCGCACAAATGTTTGCCAAAAAACTCAGAGGTTTTGATGTTCAGGTTTTAGCATACGATAAATATGTGCCTGAGTTTCCAAATCAATGGGCAGAAAGTGTTGAACTCAAAACAATCCAGGAATCATGTGATGTTATAAGTTTTCATGTTCCTGAAACAGATGAAACTAGATTTATGTTTAATGAAGAATTCGTGAATAGCTGTGTAAAGCATTTCTATCTCATTAATACATCTCGTGGAAAGGTTGTTGAGACTGCAGCGTTGGTGCAAGGTCTTAAATCTGGTAAAGTCCAGGGAGCATGCTTAGATGTTTTGGAATATGAAACCAAAGCTTTCCAGAATTTTGTGGCAGATCAGTTGCCAGAAGACTTTACTTATTTAGCACAATCCAATCAAACGGTACTTTCACCACATGTGGCAGGTTGGACGCAAGAATCCTATATAAAACTAGCAACGGTTTTATATGATAAAATAATTGCCGAGTTTGGAGAACAGTTAAGGAATTAATGATAATCCTATATTGATGTTCAAGATGTAAGCTCCCAATATATCGTTTGCTGTAGTTCGATCTGGATATGCCTTTGGATCCTGACTATTTTTATCAATTGACCAGTAATTGGTTAATGGGACACCCAGTTCGAGTCCTAAATTCATTAATAGTTTGTGAGAAACAGCGTATTGCTTTCCAAATCCTGTAGTAAAAATCAAGTTTGACGATTTCGAAGCATAAGGATTTCGACTAAAAACTCCACCTTTAGAAGATGCGTATGCCTGAAAATTTTGATCAGAATAAGCGAGTGTTTGTAGTACGTATTCCATACCAACGGACCAGTAACTACCTACAGGATTGATATGGTCTCTTCCAAAAAACTTGAATTTCCCACCAAATGAAATAGCGTTCATTTTGATTCTTTCCGTAGGATAAAAATCTACAAATACTGCTTCACCATACTCATGAATGGTATCTCTGTAAATTTCAGCATCTACCGCTTTACTATAGTACTTAACGAAAGCTTGAATTGAGGTCTTTCTATTGAGTACATATTCAATATTTAATGAAGGCTTAATTCTAAAATTGAAAGTGCTGTATTTATCATAGTCGGTTTGTATGTTTCCACTGGATGATATCGTATAGTACGGTTCTTTTTCCTGAAAAAGCCCCGGGTTGGCAAATGTGGAAGCTTCTAGTCCAATCATAAACCTCTTTCCCAGGAATCCTGGTGCTTGTGCATTGACATGTAATGTAATTGAAAATAAGCCAATCGTAAAAGCAACGAATAACCACTTGTTCCATTCTCTATTTAAAGTGTGTCGTAAAAAACTCATGGCGTCCTATTTTTTGATTTGATTAAAAATGTCGTAGTAATGTGTGTCCAATAATCCATCTGAATCACTCATATTGATGCTTCGACTTTCATACATTACCAATTCTCCAGACTCAATATTGAATAAAGAGAAATAGATATAAGTTTCGGTTTTTGGTGTTGCCAAATAATAGATCCCATATGGTATTCCCACAATGGAGTAGAAGCTAAGTAAAGCAACATATAGTTTGCCGCTTCTAGGGTACGTGGCATTTACGACTCCGGTCCATGCGAAGTATTTGGTTCCATAACGATCAATAAGGTCTTGAACTTCCTCTGCCGATGAGGTGAGGTCTGTGCGATTTTTCATCATAAACCTTTCGTTAGCCCATTCATTTATGAGAGAAAAATCATTGTAACGTTGAACATCATTAGAATTGAATTTGTAGTTGGTCAAAATCTCCAAATCCAAATTGGCCATTTTAGCAATGTCTTCGTAGCTGGTAAGCTGTTCCACTTCTTCTTTTTCAGATTTAATTCTTTTTAGTGCATCCCTCTTATTTAGATTAAGAATGGCATAATACGGATCTACTAAAATGATTTTATCAATTCCTAAAGACCTTCCATATTTTCTTTTCTCTTTGGCATAAGCTTTTTGTTCATCCAATGATTTTTGGTTGAGCTCATCATCATCAGTTTCTGCTAACTGATATTTTCTTTCATCTGATAGTTTTTTGCCTTTTTCAAAAAGTTCTTCTATTTCTGATTCACAATTACAATCTAT
This genomic interval from bacterium SCSIO 12643 contains the following:
- the mgtE gene encoding magnesium transporter; the encoded protein is MERFEVNSDLGERLQAVLAQGNQEKLKEFLEELHVADIAEILDDLSIEEAEIILSQLDGEDSSNVLMEMDEDQRRKLVERLSPKEIAEKIVENLESDDAADLLGELDDDIKEEVISEIEDVDQASDIIDLLNYDEGTAGALMGKEMVVVQESWDITRSVREMRKQAGEIEQIYTIYVVDDKDVLKGRLPLKKLLTANVHSKMEDILIEDIQGVRTETSQEEVAQIMDKYDLVALPVVDALNRLVGRITIDDVVDVIREEADKDYQMASGIVEDIEYSDSIWQLMRARLPWLIIGVGGSMMSAIVIGGYEKAIATIPALAFFIPMITATGGNVGVQSSAIIVQGLANNTLKTDDLLGKLWKELQQGLLNGLIISVLALVFSLIIFSDFNLGVTISLALFLVILFASITGTLIPLSLEKLNVDPALATGPFITTMNDITGLFIYFLVGQYIYTLIL
- the obgE gene encoding GTPase ObgE; the encoded protein is MSYSRNRKKQSTNFVDYVKIYGSSGKGGGGSSHLRRDKLTAKGGPDGGDGGRGGHIILIGDKQIWTLIHLRFKIHNRAEAGGHGGQQTSTGKDGEDIYLRVPLGTVVRDPETMEILTEITQDGEEYIMFKGGRGGLGNNNFKSATFQTPRFAQPGEDGEDGWRVLELKLLADVGLVGFPNAGKSTLLSVISAAKPEIANYAFTTLEPNLGVVKYRGDRSFVMADIPGIIEGAAEGKGLGIRFLRHIERNSVLLFMVPADADDINKEYEILVNELRKYNPELLDKKRVLAITKADMLDEELQQAIEEEIKVDIPYQFISSVAHMGLDPLKDKLWQAIE